A single Pseudanabaenaceae cyanobacterium SKYG29 DNA region contains:
- a CDS encoding chemotaxis protein CheW: MSIVTLPPNCWRVIGIWGDRSCTKLTLHIHCHNCPVYASAGRELLERAVPEDYQAEWTEFFSKISIEQSDKTIDTLSVGIFRLGQEYFALSSHLFAEVTDVLPIHTIPHRTNAILLGMVNIRGEIQLCVSLHNLLGITSSDRETGKRKTLEHRRMVVIAKGSDRWVFIVDEMQGIYRLQARLFNPPTTVSKRSETYNYKVFSWHDRQVGLLEPELLFRSLSRRLLC, translated from the coding sequence ATGAGCATTGTCACTTTACCACCGAATTGTTGGCGGGTAATTGGTATTTGGGGCGATCGTTCTTGTACCAAACTAACTCTGCACATTCACTGTCACAATTGTCCCGTCTATGCTAGTGCTGGCAGAGAATTATTAGAGCGGGCTGTCCCTGAAGACTATCAGGCTGAGTGGACAGAGTTTTTTAGCAAAATTAGCATCGAGCAATCTGACAAAACGATCGATACTCTGTCGGTAGGTATTTTTCGCCTGGGGCAGGAATATTTTGCCCTCTCTTCTCACTTGTTTGCGGAAGTAACGGATGTTTTACCAATTCATACTATTCCCCATCGCACTAATGCAATTTTGTTGGGTATGGTCAATATCAGGGGGGAAATTCAACTATGTGTCTCCCTGCACAATTTGTTGGGGATAACTAGTAGTGATAGGGAAACTGGGAAAAGGAAAACCTTAGAACACCGACGCATGGTCGTTATTGCCAAGGGCAGCGATCGATGGGTATTCATAGTTGACGAGATGCAGGGTATCTATCGCCTGCAAGCCAGATTATTTAATCCTCCCACTACGGTCAGTAAAAGATCGGAGACCTATAACTATAAAGTCTTTAGCTGGCACGATCGGCAAGTAGGATTATTGGAGCCAGAGTTACTATTTCGGAGTCTCAGTCGGAGGTTACTATGCTAA
- a CDS encoding heparan-alpha-glucosaminide N-acetyltransferase domain-containing protein, whose translation MAREVSLTEKPQSPRDATIDILRGTAILTMVCANSAAYILQQPHPLGIRLYGTWAAPLFIVLAGLMVALTKERKNYGFSHYWQRGVLLLSVACLFDMICFGSYPLLGFDVLYLIGIATPLAFWFLQLRLFPQYIIITAILVLTPPLQKFLGYTIDMPTAIPLTSGAENIDFSLTKVVKHWLIDGWFPIFPWLSFSFIGVILAKLRTEFTHFARPRFFMAGGAALLVGLATWSVELRNLQANATAAGSLFAFENLGTRTSGTENYSEMFYPPTLGYCLIALGLILLLFALVDSNPRLSIYKPLELLGQCSLFMYLLHYSLVYHLLDKLVTEESLPMGQFLLVYLGFMVFLVIVAGGIRWLKQKWQTPPYLVKFLLGG comes from the coding sequence ATGGCAAGGGAGGTAAGTTTAACAGAGAAGCCCCAGTCCCCTAGAGATGCCACGATCGATATTTTACGGGGTACAGCAATTTTAACAATGGTATGTGCCAATTCCGCGGCTTATATTTTACAGCAACCCCATCCTTTGGGTATTAGACTGTATGGTACTTGGGCTGCCCCATTATTTATTGTGTTAGCGGGTTTAATGGTGGCATTGACCAAAGAGAGAAAAAATTATGGTTTCTCCCATTACTGGCAGCGGGGTGTGTTATTGTTATCAGTTGCTTGCCTGTTTGATATGATCTGTTTTGGAAGCTACCCCCTTCTAGGTTTTGATGTCTTATATTTAATCGGCATTGCTACTCCCCTTGCTTTTTGGTTTCTTCAGCTCAGATTATTTCCCCAATATATTATCATAACTGCAATTCTTGTTCTTACTCCCCCGCTGCAAAAATTCCTGGGCTACACAATAGATATGCCCACAGCTATTCCCCTAACCTCTGGGGCAGAAAATATTGACTTCTCGCTGACTAAAGTAGTAAAACACTGGCTAATTGACGGCTGGTTTCCGATTTTCCCTTGGCTCAGTTTCAGCTTTATCGGTGTCATACTTGCCAAACTAAGGACAGAATTTACTCACTTTGCCCGCCCCCGTTTTTTTATGGCAGGCGGGGCTGCTCTCTTGGTGGGTCTAGCTACTTGGTCTGTGGAATTGAGAAATTTGCAAGCAAATGCTACTGCTGCCGGTTCCCTCTTTGCTTTTGAAAACCTGGGCACTAGAACTAGTGGCACGGAAAACTATAGTGAAATGTTCTATCCCCCTACGCTTGGTTACTGCTTAATTGCTCTTGGGTTGATTCTGTTACTATTTGCCTTGGTAGATAGCAATCCCCGCCTATCTATCTACAAACCCCTAGAACTACTGGGTCAATGTAGCCTATTTATGTACCTCCTCCACTACAGTTTGGTTTATCACTTACTAGATAAGTTGGTAACAGAGGAGTCTTTACCGATGGGTCAGTTTCTGTTAGTTTATCTAGGGTTTATGGTATTCCTAGTGATAGTGGCAGGGGGGATTAGATGGTTGAAACAAAAGTGGCAAACGCCTCCCTACCTAGTCAAATTTCTCCTGGGGGGTTAG
- the groL gene encoding chaperonin GroEL (60 kDa chaperone family; promotes refolding of misfolded polypeptides especially under stressful conditions; forms two stacked rings of heptamers to form a barrel-shaped 14mer; ends can be capped by GroES; misfolded proteins enter the barrel where they are refolded when GroES binds) has protein sequence MAKRIIYNEDARRALERGMDILAEAVAVTLGPKGRNVVLEKKFGAPQIINDGVTIAKEIELEDHVENTGVALIRQAASKTNDMAGDGTTTATVLAHSMVKEGLRNVAAGANAIGLKRGIDRATEFLVEKIAAHARPVEDSKSIAQVATISAGNDEAIGKMIADAMDKVGKEGVISLEEGKSMTTELEVTEGMRFDKGYISPYFVTDSERMEASIEEPLVLLTDKKITMVQDLVPVLEQVARAGRSLVIIAEDIEKEALATLVVNKLRGVLNVCAVKAPGFGDRRKAMLEDIAILTGGQVISEDAGFRLDSVRMDQLGKARRITVTKDTTTIVADGNEKAVKARCEQIRRQIEETDSSYDKEKLQERLAKLAGGVAVIKVGAATETEMKDRKLRLEDAINATKAAVEEGIVPGGGTTYAHLVPELEAWAKANLKEEQLTGAMIVAKALTAPVKRIAENAGYNGAVIADRIQEKEFNVGFNAMTGEYEDMFAAGIVDPAKVARCALQNAASIAGMILTTECIVADKPEDKPASGSGGMGNMGGDFDY, from the coding sequence ATGGCAAAACGAATTATCTACAACGAAGATGCCCGCCGTGCCCTGGAAAGGGGTATGGACATTCTAGCCGAAGCAGTGGCTGTGACTTTGGGTCCCAAAGGACGCAATGTTGTCCTAGAGAAAAAGTTCGGTGCTCCCCAAATCATCAATGATGGTGTAACGATTGCCAAAGAGATTGAATTGGAAGACCATGTGGAGAACACGGGTGTAGCTCTCATTCGTCAAGCGGCTTCCAAGACCAACGACATGGCGGGGGATGGTACCACCACTGCTACAGTATTAGCTCACTCCATGGTGAAAGAAGGCTTGCGCAACGTTGCTGCAGGTGCTAACGCCATTGGCTTGAAGCGGGGTATCGATCGGGCAACAGAATTCTTAGTAGAAAAGATCGCTGCTCATGCTCGCCCAGTGGAAGACTCCAAATCCATTGCGCAAGTTGCCACCATCTCTGCTGGTAATGACGAAGCCATCGGTAAAATGATTGCCGATGCTATGGACAAGGTGGGCAAAGAGGGTGTCATCTCCCTGGAAGAAGGGAAGTCCATGACGACGGAACTGGAAGTCACGGAAGGGATGCGTTTTGACAAAGGTTACATCTCGCCCTACTTTGTCACTGACAGTGAGCGCATGGAAGCTTCCATCGAGGAACCCCTAGTTTTGCTGACCGACAAAAAGATCACAATGGTACAGGACCTGGTACCTGTTCTGGAGCAGGTTGCCCGCGCTGGTCGTTCCTTAGTGATTATTGCCGAGGACATTGAAAAAGAGGCTCTAGCCACCCTAGTTGTCAACAAGTTGCGGGGTGTGTTGAACGTCTGTGCTGTGAAAGCGCCTGGTTTTGGTGACCGCCGCAAGGCAATGCTAGAAGACATTGCTATTCTTACAGGGGGGCAAGTGATCAGCGAAGATGCGGGGTTCCGTCTGGATTCCGTGCGCATGGACCAGCTAGGGAAGGCACGCCGTATCACTGTGACCAAAGATACCACCACGATCGTTGCCGATGGGAACGAAAAAGCTGTCAAAGCTCGTTGCGAACAAATCCGTCGTCAGATTGAAGAAACTGATTCTTCCTACGACAAGGAAAAACTGCAAGAGCGTCTAGCCAAGCTGGCAGGTGGGGTAGCAGTCATCAAGGTAGGCGCTGCCACGGAAACAGAAATGAAAGACCGCAAACTCCGTCTGGAAGATGCCATCAATGCTACCAAAGCAGCGGTAGAAGAAGGGATTGTTCCTGGCGGTGGTACCACTTATGCCCACTTAGTACCTGAGCTGGAAGCCTGGGCAAAAGCCAACCTCAAGGAAGAACAACTGACAGGGGCGATGATTGTGGCTAAAGCCCTCACTGCTCCTGTAAAGCGGATTGCCGAAAATGCCGGCTACAATGGCGCAGTCATTGCCGATCGGATTCAGGAGAAAGAATTCAACGTCGGCTTTAATGCCATGACTGGGGAATATGAAGATATGTTCGCCGCTGGCATTGTCGATCCTGCCAAAGTAGCACGCTGTGCACTGCAAAATGCGGCTTCGATCGCGGGGATGATCCTTACCACTGAATGTATTGTGGCTGACAAACCTGAAGACAAGCCTGCTAGTGGCTCTGGTGGCATGGGCAACATGGGTGGCGACTTCGACTACTAA
- a CDS encoding Hpt domain-containing protein codes for MLIDDSLLDLFFVEVQNYTHLLVEELFIKGEPDPEVIMRAAHSIRGAAKIVGLEDIAQLAGAIENYVEAKVGFDLETLGASINFLRTVGYVSSTQLHQLLPEIHRIAKIHLDIISPPNGIEKAVTTIPREPIVETSTPDLSDLSMLELFKLEVENQVNTLNEGLLKLESNLQDIDQIDTLMRSAHSIKGAARIIQVEAVVQLAHIMEDCFISAKEGKLSLTTHHLDTLFAAVDLISTIAKTLPASLDGLQTEIQTIVSQLHAIYTQTDTPSQEIAGLQRIEIKQTPEKSPEVKIDRKAEEKTDIPSAERVVRVSKENLNRLMGLAGESLVSANWLQPFADSLLKLKTTQTELSRLLERANDELRSNKAIGEYELRFLRSAILKAEQCRQLLTDRLNELELFARQSANLSDRLYREVIASHMRPFADGIQAFPRMVRDVARKLDKQVHLEIVGKSTQVDRDILDKLEAPLTHILRNAIDHGIETPAERISKGKPPVGTIRLEASHRAGMLMISVTDDGRGIDIEKLKERIISKGLSTPAMVNQMTEAELIDFLFLPGFSTAQQVTEISGRGVGLDIVQSMVQEVGGTVKATSQLGKGTTFHLQLPLTLSVIRTLLVVISQETYAFPLSRIDFITIVHRHQIHTLETREYFTFNNQQIGIISAAQVLQLPTHSQLTDEIPVIVISDRFSTYGLVVDKFLGEKELVVRPLDHRLGKVPNISAAALMEDGSPTLIVDVEDLVRSIDKLLNTNSVEHITYDEKLATRKKRVLVVDDSLTVREVEKKLLENHGYEVVAGIDGADGWNILTIDANFDLVVTDIDMPRMSGIELVSRIRNHPNFKTLPVVIVSYKDREEDRLRGLEVGANFYLTKSSFHDNSLIQAVQDLIGLP; via the coding sequence ATGCTAATCGATGATTCTCTGCTGGATTTATTTTTTGTAGAAGTACAGAATTATACGCACCTATTAGTAGAAGAACTATTTATTAAAGGTGAACCTGATCCAGAGGTCATCATGCGGGCAGCCCATTCTATTCGAGGCGCGGCAAAAATTGTGGGTTTAGAAGACATTGCGCAACTGGCTGGTGCTATAGAAAACTACGTGGAAGCAAAGGTAGGATTTGACTTAGAAACTCTAGGGGCATCTATCAATTTTTTGCGCACTGTCGGTTATGTTTCCTCTACGCAATTGCATCAGCTGTTGCCTGAAATTCATAGGATTGCGAAAATCCATCTGGATATTATTTCCCCCCCAAATGGGATTGAAAAGGCAGTCACTACTATTCCCAGGGAACCAATAGTGGAAACTTCTACCCCTGATTTGAGTGATCTGTCCATGCTCGAATTATTTAAGCTGGAGGTAGAAAATCAGGTTAATACTTTGAATGAAGGCTTACTGAAGTTAGAAAGCAATCTGCAAGACATTGACCAAATTGATACCTTAATGCGGTCGGCTCATTCAATCAAGGGAGCAGCAAGAATTATCCAAGTTGAAGCCGTCGTGCAGCTTGCCCACATTATGGAGGACTGCTTCATTAGTGCCAAGGAAGGTAAGTTAAGTTTGACAACCCATCACTTAGATACCCTATTTGCTGCTGTTGATCTAATTAGTACAATTGCTAAAACTTTACCAGCATCCCTCGATGGTCTGCAGACAGAAATTCAAACAATAGTGAGTCAATTACATGCTATTTATACCCAAACAGACACACCTTCTCAGGAAATAGCGGGCTTGCAAAGGATAGAAATTAAACAAACACCAGAGAAAAGTCCAGAGGTTAAAATCGATCGAAAAGCTGAGGAAAAAACAGACATACCCAGTGCGGAAAGGGTGGTGCGGGTTAGTAAAGAAAATCTCAATCGCTTGATGGGCTTGGCGGGGGAATCTCTAGTATCTGCGAACTGGTTACAACCCTTTGCTGACTCCCTCTTAAAACTGAAGACAACCCAAACAGAACTTTCCCGTTTATTAGAAAGAGCTAATGATGAACTGAGGAGTAACAAAGCTATAGGGGAATATGAGTTAAGGTTTTTACGCTCTGCCATCTTAAAAGCGGAACAATGTCGACAACTATTGACCGATCGGTTGAACGAGTTAGAACTATTTGCCCGCCAGTCCGCTAACTTATCCGATCGTCTATATCGGGAAGTAATTGCTAGTCACATGCGCCCTTTTGCTGATGGCATTCAAGCTTTTCCCCGTATGGTCAGAGATGTAGCCAGAAAGTTAGACAAACAAGTACATTTAGAAATTGTGGGCAAGTCCACCCAGGTCGATCGGGACATTTTAGACAAACTGGAAGCACCCCTCACTCATATTTTAAGAAATGCTATTGATCATGGTATTGAAACACCCGCCGAAAGAATTAGTAAGGGCAAACCACCAGTGGGCACCATTCGTTTAGAAGCAAGCCATCGTGCTGGTATGTTGATGATCAGTGTAACAGATGACGGGCGGGGAATTGATATAGAAAAATTGAAAGAAAGAATTATTAGTAAAGGGCTATCCACACCAGCAATGGTCAACCAGATGACAGAGGCAGAACTAATTGATTTCCTCTTTCTGCCTGGGTTTTCTACAGCACAGCAAGTGACAGAAATTTCGGGACGGGGTGTGGGGTTAGACATTGTGCAGAGCATGGTGCAGGAGGTAGGGGGAACAGTCAAAGCCACATCGCAACTGGGTAAGGGCACTACCTTTCATCTCCAACTGCCCCTGACACTCTCAGTAATTCGCACCCTATTAGTTGTGATCAGCCAAGAGACCTACGCCTTTCCTCTGTCCCGTATTGATTTTATTACAATCGTACACCGCCACCAAATTCACACCCTAGAAACACGGGAATATTTTACATTTAACAATCAACAAATTGGCATTATTTCTGCTGCCCAGGTTCTGCAACTGCCCACCCACTCCCAGCTAACAGACGAAATCCCCGTGATTGTGATTAGCGATCGGTTTAGTACCTATGGCTTGGTCGTAGATAAGTTCTTAGGTGAAAAGGAATTAGTTGTGCGCCCCCTCGATCACCGCCTTGGTAAAGTACCTAATATTAGTGCTGCTGCCCTGATGGAGGATGGGTCACCGACTTTGATTGTAGATGTGGAAGATTTAGTGAGATCGATTGACAAGTTGTTAAATACTAATAGTGTTGAACACATTACCTATGACGAAAAGCTAGCGACCAGGAAAAAACGTGTTTTAGTAGTAGATGATTCCTTGACTGTTAGGGAGGTAGAGAAGAAACTACTAGAAAATCATGGGTACGAAGTAGTAGCAGGAATTGATGGGGCGGATGGTTGGAATATCCTCACTATAGATGCCAACTTTGATTTAGTAGTTACCGATATAGACATGCCACGTATGAGCGGTATAGAATTGGTTAGTCGTATTCGCAATCACCCCAATTTCAAAACTTTACCAGTGGTAATAGTCTCCTACAAAGACCGTGAAGAAGATCGTTTACGGGGCTTGGAAGTCGGCGCTAATTTTTATCTCACCAAGAGTAGTTTTCACGATAATTCCCTTATTCAAGCAGTGCAGGACCTAATTGGTCTGCCCTAA
- the groES gene encoding co-chaperone GroES — protein MATTTLNVSTVKPLGDRVLVKLSEREEKTAGGIYLPDTAKEKPQIGEVAAVGPGKRNDDGSRQAMEVKVGDKVLYSKYAGTEVKIGTEEYVLLSEKDILAILS, from the coding sequence ATGGCAACTACCACTCTGAATGTATCTACGGTAAAGCCTTTGGGCGATCGGGTACTAGTGAAACTGAGTGAGAGAGAAGAGAAGACAGCAGGCGGCATCTATCTTCCTGATACAGCGAAGGAGAAACCCCAAATCGGTGAAGTAGCAGCAGTTGGTCCTGGCAAGCGCAATGATGATGGCAGCCGGCAAGCGATGGAAGTAAAAGTAGGGGACAAAGTTCTCTACTCCAAGTATGCTGGCACGGAAGTCAAAATTGGCACCGAAGAATACGTCTTGCTTTCTGAGAAGGACATCTTGGCAATTTTATCTTAG
- a CDS encoding methyl-accepting chemotaxis protein — protein MTLQARIVTAFLFMAVLVIVVASVGVWGIRSLAQQIEIIRTNSYPTAIVLLRLQQEHIAQRAAVRLLLRSNATLEERRKGDRELTRALEEAPKAIQEYDVLPRDQVEDKMFQNFKAKWANWERLLGNIKSLLDEYKELGVLDPRRTLVELRLAGRTNTVEFAKAQRSVEILDKILEIKRLESDRAFTEAEQALEELVSYSKGFAQKTFQQAERSVKAANFWIVVWTVIGPITAIVFGIVFSNTIAKPLGAKIATVVAVAEKIAEGDLTSQVQEAEIKDEIGRLLDAFRLMTISLNNLIAQVNQSGVKITSSATQIAASGKQLEATVNEQVASTNQVVATAKEIAATSTELSRVMREVSHLADTTTNAAATGQKDLAVMEKTMRQLADATASISVRLGVISEKANNINTIVTTITKVADQTNLLSLNAAIEAEKAGEYGLGFAVVAREIRRLADQTAIATLDIENMVQEMQSAVASGVMEMDKFTKEVERAVEDIRNVGGKLTQVITQVQELAPRFEAVNQGMEAQAIGANQISEAMIQLSEAANQTAAALREINRAIEQLNEAGKELRREISRFQLQQSRLL, from the coding sequence ATGACACTGCAAGCACGGATTGTCACCGCATTTTTATTTATGGCAGTGCTAGTAATTGTGGTTGCCTCTGTGGGTGTCTGGGGAATCCGTTCCCTCGCTCAACAGATTGAGATTATTAGAACCAACTCCTACCCCACCGCGATCGTTTTATTGCGCCTACAGCAAGAACACATAGCCCAGCGCGCTGCTGTGCGTCTCCTCCTCCGTAGTAATGCCACCCTAGAGGAAAGACGCAAAGGAGATAGAGAACTAACCAGGGCACTAGAAGAGGCCCCCAAAGCTATTCAAGAGTATGATGTTTTACCCCGTGATCAGGTAGAGGATAAAATGTTCCAGAACTTCAAAGCCAAGTGGGCTAATTGGGAAAGGCTACTAGGTAATATCAAGAGTTTGTTGGATGAATACAAAGAGTTGGGAGTGCTTGACCCCCGTAGAACATTGGTAGAATTGCGGTTAGCAGGACGCACTAACACAGTTGAATTTGCCAAAGCACAACGATCGGTAGAAATCCTAGATAAGATTTTGGAGATTAAAAGACTGGAAAGCGATCGAGCATTTACAGAGGCAGAACAAGCACTAGAGGAATTAGTCAGTTACAGCAAGGGGTTTGCACAAAAGACCTTCCAGCAGGCAGAACGAAGTGTGAAAGCAGCTAACTTTTGGATTGTAGTCTGGACTGTAATTGGTCCAATTACCGCGATAGTGTTTGGTATAGTATTCAGCAATACTATTGCCAAGCCCCTGGGAGCTAAAATTGCTACAGTGGTAGCAGTAGCAGAAAAAATAGCCGAGGGTGATTTAACTTCCCAGGTACAAGAAGCAGAGATCAAAGATGAAATTGGGCGCTTGCTGGATGCCTTTCGCTTAATGACTATTAGTCTCAACAATTTAATTGCCCAGGTCAATCAATCAGGAGTCAAAATTACATCTTCTGCTACGCAGATTGCTGCATCGGGCAAACAGTTAGAAGCTACCGTTAATGAGCAAGTCGCCTCGACTAATCAAGTAGTCGCCACTGCTAAAGAAATTGCTGCCACATCTACAGAACTGTCGAGAGTGATGCGGGAAGTTTCCCACTTGGCGGATACCACAACTAATGCCGCAGCCACGGGGCAAAAAGACCTGGCTGTTATGGAAAAAACTATGCGGCAATTAGCAGATGCTACAGCTTCTATTTCTGTGCGGTTGGGGGTAATTAGTGAAAAGGCAAATAATATTAACACGATCGTGACTACTATCACCAAAGTTGCCGACCAAACCAACTTATTATCTCTCAATGCGGCAATTGAGGCAGAAAAAGCAGGGGAATATGGTTTAGGCTTTGCGGTAGTGGCACGGGAAATTCGTCGGCTTGCTGACCAGACAGCCATTGCTACTTTAGACATTGAAAATATGGTACAAGAAATGCAATCAGCAGTGGCTAGTGGTGTCATGGAAATGGATAAATTCACCAAAGAAGTGGAACGGGCGGTCGAAGACATCCGTAATGTAGGGGGAAAACTAACCCAAGTAATTACCCAGGTGCAGGAATTAGCCCCCCGTTTTGAAGCGGTCAATCAGGGGATGGAAGCCCAAGCCATTGGAGCCAACCAAATTAGTGAAGCCATGATTCAATTGAGTGAAGCAGCCAATCAAACAGCCGCCGCTTTACGGGAAATCAATCGGGCAATTGAGCAATTGAATGAGGCTGGGAAAGAACTAAGGCGAGAAATTTCACGGTTTCAATTACAACAATCCCGCTTACTATGA